In Labrus bergylta chromosome 6, fLabBer1.1, whole genome shotgun sequence, the following proteins share a genomic window:
- the LOC109982539 gene encoding vacuolar protein sorting-associated protein 4B, with protein sequence MAGGNLQKAIDLATKASEADKAKNYEEALRYYESAVQYFLHVVKYEAQGERAAQSIRVKCGDYLDRAEQLKEYLRKKEKSPPTKPVKESQSGDKGDENGDEGDEEKKKFQNQLSGAIVMEKPNIKWDDVAGLEGAKEALKEAVILPIKFPHLFKGKRTPWRGILLFGPPGTGKSYLAKAVATEANNSTFFSISSSDLVSKWLGESEKLVKSLFSMAREHKPSIIFIDEIDSLCGSRSENESEAARRIKTEFLVQMQGVGNDNEGILVLGATNIPWTLDSAIRRRFEKRIYIPLPEEHARSFMFKLHLGSTPNGLTEADFNTLGKKTEGYSGADISVIVRDALMQPVRKVQSATHFKKVRGSSWNNPDVVVDDLLTPCSPGDPGAMEMTWMDLSGDKLLEPVVCMDDMLRSQSKTKPTVNDDDLEKLRKFTEDFGQEG encoded by the exons ATGGCAGGAGGTAATTTACAG AAAGCTATCGATCTCGCCACCAAAGCTTCAGAGGCGGATAAAGCCAAAAACTATGAGGAGGCTCTCAGATATTATGAGAGCGCAGTGCAGTACTTCCTGCATGTTGTCAAAT ACGAGGCTCAGGGCGAGCGAGCTGCGCAGAGCATCAGAGTAAAGTGTGGCGACTACCTGGACCGAGCGGAGCAGCTGAAGGAATACctgaggaagaaggagaagagtcCTCCAACCAAACCAGTCAAAGAGTCGCAGTCTGGTGACAAAGG GGATGAAAACGGGGACGAGGGggatgaagagaagaaaaagttcCAGAATCAACTCTCAG GTGCCATCGTCATGGAGAAACCAAACATAAAGTGGGACGATGTAGCTGGACTTGAAGGAGCCAAAGAAGCTTTAAAAGAGGCCGTGATCCTGCCCATCAAATTCCCCCACCTGTTCAAAG GAAAGAGGACTCCTTGGCGGGGGATTCTTCTGTTTGGACCTCCGGGAACAGGGAAGTCCTACCTGGCTAAGGCTGTCGCCACAGAAGCAAACAACTCCACCTTCTTCTCCATCTCTTCGTCCGACCTCGTGTCCAAGTGGCTCGGGGAGAGTGAAAA GTTGGTAAAGAGTCTGTTCAGTATGGCCCGAGAACACAAACCGTCAATCATTTTCATCGATGAGATCGATTCTCTCTGTGGCTCCCGGAGCGAGAATGAGAGCGAGGCAGCGCGAAGGATCAAGACCGAGTTCTTGGTGCAGATGCAGG gTGTCGGGAACGATAATGAGGGAATCCTCGTGCTGGGAGCCACAAATATACCATGGACACTTGATTCTGCCATCAGGAGAAG GTTTGAGAAGCGGATCTACATCCCTCTGCCCGAGGAGCATGCTCGCTCCTTCATGTTCAAACTCCACCTTGGCTCCACCCCTAATGGGCTGACGGAGGCCGACTTCAATACTCTGGGCAAAAAGACAGAGGGTTACTCCGGGGCAGACATCAGCGTCATCGTCAGAGATGCTCTGATGCAGCCAGTCAGGAAGGTTCAGTCAGccacacactttaaaaag GTTCGCGGGTCTTCGTGGAACAATCCAGACGTTGTGGTGGACGACCTCCTGACTCCATGTTCTCCCGGTGATCCCGGCGCCATGGAGATGACGTGGATGGACCTCTCTGGGGATAAACTTTTAGAGCCGGTCGTGTGCATG GACGACATGCTGAGATCGCAGAGCAAGACCAAACCCACAGTGAACGACGATGATTTGGAGAAACTGAGAAAGTTTACTGAAGATTTTGGTCAGGAAGGTTGA
- the plekhb2 gene encoding pleckstrin homology domain-containing family B member 2 isoform X2 has product MAMVKSGWLHRQSTILRRWKRNWLDLWADGRLMIYNDQQRPDMEDDIHMRVDCINIRNSAACQELNPPEGKTRDTLLQIVCRDGRVISLCADSADDALAWTMALQDARINAVVATPQIGFAQEAIASAPPPYSEYAPPAQVYSLGPYREYVPSPPQATQIMYSADGQPDAVAYPYQYQGGYAAPGVNHVVIREHQREDGGALGMLAGAVTGLALGSLFVF; this is encoded by the exons ATGGCGATGGTGAAGAGCGGTTGGCTCCATCGACAGA GCACTATCCTGCGCCGCTGGAAAAGAAACTGGTTGGACTTGTGGGCCGACGGACGTCTCATGATCTACAACGATCAACAAAGGCCTGACATGGAGGACGACATCCACATGAGGGTCGACTGCATCAACATCCGCAACTCAGCCGCGTGTCAAG AGCTGAACCCTCCGGAGGGAAAGACCCGGGACACCCTGCTGCAGATCGTGTGCAGAGATGGTCGAGTTATCAGCCTGTGTGCGGACAGTGCTGATGATGCTCT GGCCTGGACCATGGCGCTGCAGGATGCCAGAATTAATGCG gtggtAGCTACTCCTCAAATTGGATTTGCACAGGAAGCAATAGCCTCTGCTCCTCCCCCTTACTCAGAATATGCTCCCCCAGCTCAG GTTTATTCTCTGGGCCCATACAGAGAATATGTTCCATCTCCACCTCAGGCCACACAGATCATGTACTCTGCTGACGGACAGCCCGACGCTGTGGCTTATCCTTACCAGTATCAAG GTGGGTACGCCGCCCCCGGGGTGAACCACGTGGTGATCCGGGAGCATCAGCGCGAGGACGGAGGAGCATTGGGAATGCTTGCCGGAGCAGTGACAGGTTTGGCGCTCGGCTCTCTCTTCGTCTTCTGA
- the plekhb2 gene encoding pleckstrin homology domain-containing family B member 2 isoform X1, protein MAMVKSGWLHRQSTILRRWKRNWLDLWADGRLMIYNDQQRPDMEDDIHMRVDCINIRNSAACQGKELNPPEGKTRDTLLQIVCRDGRVISLCADSADDALAWTMALQDARINAVVATPQIGFAQEAIASAPPPYSEYAPPAQVYSLGPYREYVPSPPQATQIMYSADGQPDAVAYPYQYQGGYAAPGVNHVVIREHQREDGGALGMLAGAVTGLALGSLFVF, encoded by the exons ATGGCGATGGTGAAGAGCGGTTGGCTCCATCGACAGA GCACTATCCTGCGCCGCTGGAAAAGAAACTGGTTGGACTTGTGGGCCGACGGACGTCTCATGATCTACAACGATCAACAAAGGCCTGACATGGAGGACGACATCCACATGAGGGTCGACTGCATCAACATCCGCAACTCAGCCGCGTGTCAAGGTAAAG AGCTGAACCCTCCGGAGGGAAAGACCCGGGACACCCTGCTGCAGATCGTGTGCAGAGATGGTCGAGTTATCAGCCTGTGTGCGGACAGTGCTGATGATGCTCT GGCCTGGACCATGGCGCTGCAGGATGCCAGAATTAATGCG gtggtAGCTACTCCTCAAATTGGATTTGCACAGGAAGCAATAGCCTCTGCTCCTCCCCCTTACTCAGAATATGCTCCCCCAGCTCAG GTTTATTCTCTGGGCCCATACAGAGAATATGTTCCATCTCCACCTCAGGCCACACAGATCATGTACTCTGCTGACGGACAGCCCGACGCTGTGGCTTATCCTTACCAGTATCAAG GTGGGTACGCCGCCCCCGGGGTGAACCACGTGGTGATCCGGGAGCATCAGCGCGAGGACGGAGGAGCATTGGGAATGCTTGCCGGAGCAGTGACAGGTTTGGCGCTCGGCTCTCTCTTCGTCTTCTGA